In the Sphaerodactylus townsendi isolate TG3544 linkage group LG10, MPM_Stown_v2.3, whole genome shotgun sequence genome, one interval contains:
- the TLR2 gene encoding toll-like receptor 2 — protein MTESVWSFWILSFIGAASFSAQQLGPYCDVSHFCDYSSKDLDAIPSGLTDDVTGLNLASNSIKQVSKMDLKFVVNLRTLLLHSNRIQTIDEDAFRVLVKLEHLDLSKNNLTHLSPSWFRHLLSLQRLNIKGNKYLDLGETPLFSDLQNLRFLYLGNDGYFSTLQKQDFEGISILEELEIEAQNLGHYEQGSLKSIKRIDHIILNAHSPISLISITNDTTDSVVCFELRNIQFLDNSYLYQFHPLGSASVQKVILRNVVLSDFSVGGIAPIFAGLNQLHELEVVDSKFSGVGNMYNLQTLHSTGALEVITIRNLTIDLFYSFTDLSSVIHLVDKIVRLTIENANVYLVPCKLAQSFHSLEYLDLSVNLLQDLTLRYSFCENDVSKLAFPKLQTLNISRNALSDLGAVATSVAHLVNFTTLDVSRNNFGRMPELCTWPQSLKFFNISGCKISRLTACIPQSLEVLDVSNNNLNDFRLSLPQLQVLYITNNKLTTLPDAAFIPSVRFMEVGGNKLMDFSKEQLGKFAELEMLDARNNSFSCSCQFISFVRSQEELSKVLVGWPENYICDSPSTAKGKQVQVAQLSLTECHRTLVVSLICILMLVMLMVVAVLCYKLHAIWYMKMTWAWLQAKRKPCRDHNKEICYDAFVSYSEHDSEWVENVMVQELEQANPPFKLCLHKRDFIAGKWIVDNIIDSIEKSYKTLFVLSKHFVQSEWCKYELDFSHFRLFDENNDAAILILLEPIPEQTIPKRFCKLRKLMNTKTYLEWPRDDKQEQIFWFNLKVALKSE, from the coding sequence ATGACTGAGTCAGTCTGGAGCTTTTGGATCCTCTCTTTCATTGGAGCTGCAAGTTTTTCTGCACAACAGCTTGGTCCATATTGTGATGTCTCCCATTTCTGTGACTATTCTTCAAAGGATTTAGATGCAATTCCTTCTGGTTTAACAGATGATGTCACAGGACTGAACCTGGCCTCCAACTCCATAAAACAAGTTAGTAAGATGGACCTGAAGTTTGTGGTCAATCTCCGAACCCTTTTGCTCCATTCTAATCGAATTCAGACAATTGATGAGGATGCCTTTCGCGTCCTTGTAAAGCTGGAGCACTTGGATTTATCAAAGAACAATCTGACTCACTTGTCACCCTCTTGGTTCAGACACCTTCTTTCCTTACAGCGGTTAAACATAAAAGGGAATAAGTACCTTGATCTAGGAGAAACTCCTCTCTTTTCTGATTTGCAAAATCTCAGGTTTCTGTACTTGGGAAATGATGGCTACTTCTCTACCCTGCAAAAACAAGACTTTGAAGGAATTTCCATTCTTGAAGAACTGGAAATTGAAGCACAGAACCTTGGACATTATGAGCAAGGAAGTCTAAAATCTATCAAGCGCATAGATCACATTATTTTAAATGCCCACTCTCCTATCTCTTTAATTTCAATTACGAATGATACTACAGATTCTGTGGTGTGCTTTGAACTGAGAAACATTCAATTTCTTGACAATTCATACCTGTACCAGTTTCACCCACTGGGTTCTGCGTCTGTTCAAAAAGTTATCCTTAGAAATGTTGTACTCTCGGATTTCTCTGTTGGTGGGATTGCTCCCATCTTTGCAGGTCTGAACCAACTTCATGAACTTGAGGTAGTGGATAGCAAATTTAGTGGTGTGGGGAATATGTATAACCTGCAGACATTGCACTCTACAGGAGCCCTGGAAGTGATAACAATCCGAAATTTAacaattgatttattttattcatttacagaTCTTTCTAGTGTAATACATCTTGTAGATAAAATAGTCAGGCTTACAATTGAAAATGCAAATGTTTATCTGGTGCCTTGCAAACTTGCACAATCATTTCATTCTCTGGAGTATCTTGATTTAAGTGTGAATCTACTACAAGACTTAACTCTGCGCTACTCCTTTTGTGAGAATGACGTCTCTAAATTGGCCTTCCCTAAATTACAAACTTTAAATATTAGTAGGAATGCTTTGTCTGATTTAGGTGCTGTAGCAACTAGTGTAGCTCATCTAGTAAATTTCACAACCTTGGATGTGAGCCGAAACAACTTTGGTCGAATGCCGGAATTATGTACGTGGCCCCAAAGTCTGAAGTTTTTTAATATCTCTGGCTGTAAAATAAGCAGGCTTACTGCATGCATCCCTCAGAGCCTGGAAGTGCTGGATGTTAGCAATAATAACCTCAATGACTTTAGATTGAGCTTGCCACAGCTACAAGTGCTTTACATCACAAACAACAAATTAACAACGCTGCCAGATGCTGCGTTCATCCCTAGTGTTCGATTCATGGAGGTTGGAGGAAACAAACTGATGGATTTTTCTAAAGAGCAACTTGGAAAATTTGCAGAATTGGAGATGCTGGATGCACGCAACAACAGCTTCAGCTGTTCATGTCAATTTATCTCCTTTGTTCGCTCTCAGGAAGAACTATCCAAGGTCTTGGTTGGTTGGCCTGAAAACTACATCTGTGACTCGCCATCCACTGCAAAAGGGAAGCAGGTACAAGTTGCCCAGTTATCCCTAACTGAGTGTCACAGAACATTGGTGGTGTCCCTGATATGCATTTTGATGTTGGTGATGCTCATGGTGGTGGCAGTTCTTTGCTACAAGCTTCATGCCATCTGGTACATGAAAATGACCTGGGCCTGGCTTCAAGCAAAACGCAAGCCTTGTCGGGACCACAATAAAGAAATCTGCTATGATGCGTTTGTTTCCTACAGTGAACATGACTCTGAATGGGTGGAGAATGTGATGGTCCAAGAGCTAGAACAAGCTAATCCCCCATTTAAACTCTGCCTTCATAAAAGGGATTTTATAGCTGGCAAATGGATTGTGGACAACATCATTGACTCCATTGAGAAGAGCTATAAAACTTTGTTTGTGCTGTCTAAACACTTTGTACAGAGTGAATGGTGCAAGTATGAACTGGATTTCTCCCATTTTCGGCTTTTTGATGAGAATAACGATGCTGCTATTTTGATCCTTCTGGAGCCCATTCCAGAGCAAACCATTCCCAAAAGATTTTGCAAGCTCAGAAAACTAATGAACACCAAAACCTACCTTGAATGGCCAAGAGATGACAAGCAAGAACAAATATTTTGGTTTAATTTGAAAGTAGCACTAAAGTCAGAGTAG